The DNA segment CCTGATCCCTGAAACCTGATCCCTGAAACCTTGCACGCGATGACCGCAACCTCTGCCATCAACTGGCGGGACTATATCAACCCGCGCTTCGAGCTCGTGCTGCTGCTCTCGGCTGTCTTCGAGATCAGTTGGACGTACGGCTACTTTGCTATCGCGGTGCTGGCGCTCACGCAAGACCAGACCATGCTGTCGCCATTCGTCTACGGCGGGCTTTTCCTGCTGGCGCTGTACGGCTCGCGCCTGCTCTTGAACATGCGCCTGGAGAAACGGCCGCAGCAGGCCGGCATCATCGCGCTGGCCGCGGCGTCGGTGTTGCTCGGCATCCGCGGGACGCTGTACCCGCAGGCCGGCCTGCTCGACCTGGCATGGCTCGGCGAAACCGTGTCGGCGCTGGGGCGCTTCTTTATCGCCTTCTCGGCAACCGGTTTGATGGCGCTGTGCGGCATGTTTGCCTGGTGGCGCGGGCTGGCGCTGTCGCAGGCGTCGTTCGACTTCGAGAGCGTCGGGTTCCGCTTCCGGGGCGGCGTCCTGCTGATTTCCCTGCTGGCGCTCATCAACACCTGGTCCGGGCGCATCGACATGACCGGCATGCTCACGACCTACTTCATGTGCGCATTGCTGGCCGTGGCGCTGGCGCGGCAGGAAGACATGGGGCGCACCGATTCGCAGGTATCGCTGCCGCTCAAGGGGCCGTGGCTGGCGATCCTGGCCGGCTCCGGGCTGGCGGTGCTGGCCCTGGGCGCGCTGCTGGGCGTGGCACTGTCGCCGCAGGGCATCGCGATGATTGCACGCTGGCTGAGCCCGCTGTCGCCGCTGCTGTTCGTCTTTCTGTATGCGCTGCTGTTCGTCGCCGCGTTGATCGTTGAGTTGCTGTTTGGACTGATCTCCATGGTTTTGAGCGGCCTGGGCGGGCGCGGCAGCCCGTTCGACGGATTCAAGCCGGCCGCTCCGCCGCCATTCGAGGTATTGCAGCAGAGCAACGATCTGAACGCGCTGGCCGCCTATCTTGACCCATTGCGCACCGCTTGCGCGGCCGGGCTGTTTATCGGTATGCTCATCATGCTGGCGCTGTCGCTGAACCGCCTGCGCGGGCGGCCGGCGCGCACCGGCAACGAGGTGCGCGAGAGCGTGCCGGTCAGCCTGGACCTGAACCCGTTTCGCCGGCTGCGCGACTGGCTGCGACCGCCGTCATTCGATTTTGGCGCGGACAATGTGGAGTCGATCCGGCGCATCTACGCCAGCCTGGTGCGACTTGCCGCGCGCCGGGGTTTCCCGCGCCAGGACGCCGAAACGCCTTATGAATTCGTCACCGACTTGCGCGCCGCATGGGCCGCGACTGAGGCGGAGGAACGCCTGATCACTGACGCGTACGTGCGCGTCCATTACGGCGAGCACTCGCCCACATCGGACGAAATGCACCAGGTGCGGGCCGCGTGGGAACGCATTAAGGCGCAGAACCAGGCGACTGCCAAGCCGAAAACCTGACAGGATGACAAGATGACACGGTGACTCG comes from the Chloroflexota bacterium genome and includes:
- a CDS encoding DUF4129 domain-containing protein, which encodes MTATSAINWRDYINPRFELVLLLSAVFEISWTYGYFAIAVLALTQDQTMLSPFVYGGLFLLALYGSRLLLNMRLEKRPQQAGIIALAAASVLLGIRGTLYPQAGLLDLAWLGETVSALGRFFIAFSATGLMALCGMFAWWRGLALSQASFDFESVGFRFRGGVLLISLLALINTWSGRIDMTGMLTTYFMCALLAVALARQEDMGRTDSQVSLPLKGPWLAILAGSGLAVLALGALLGVALSPQGIAMIARWLSPLSPLLFVFLYALLFVAALIVELLFGLISMVLSGLGGRGSPFDGFKPAAPPPFEVLQQSNDLNALAAYLDPLRTACAAGLFIGMLIMLALSLNRLRGRPARTGNEVRESVPVSLDLNPFRRLRDWLRPPSFDFGADNVESIRRIYASLVRLAARRGFPRQDAETPYEFVTDLRAAWAATEAEERLITDAYVRVHYGEHSPTSDEMHQVRAAWERIKAQNQATAKPKT